AATCGTTCTTTAATACCCGGCTTGATAATATCCTGTAGCTCAATCACACCGATTACTTTTTCATTTTCAGAAACAACTAAAGGTGTACCTCCATTACTTGATATTCCATTTACAATTTCTATGGTTTCTTGAGGAAAAGTATTTCCAGCCTTTTCACACAAATTTCTGATTGCATCACTGGCTCCTTTTCGAATGCGTGTATTATCAAAATCAACTCCTGAAGTTCTGCTTTCTGCTGTAAATTTTATAAACCGCGGATTTTGAATTTCGAAACGATTAGAATGAGCTCCCGTTAATTCAATGATGGATTTTCCCTCCGGCGTTTCATCACTTTGTGAACCTAAAACCGCGCATTTTACAAAATGCGCTTCTTCAATTCCATGTGCTGGATAAAAATGGGTTGCTTTTCGGTTACCGATCGTAATCGTTCCGGTTTTATCCAACAATAATACATCTATATCTCCAGCGGTCTCAACTGCTTTTCCGCTTTTGGTAATGACATTTGCGCGTAAGGCTCTATCCATACCTGCTATGCCAATAGCAGAGAGCAAACCTCCAATGGTCGTAGGAATCAAGCAAACGAAAAGTGAAATATAAGCCGCAATCGTAATCGGTGTATTTGCATAATCTGCAAAAGGTTTAAGCGTTACGCAAACAATAATAAACACCAGAGTAAATCCTGCGAGCAGAATGGTAAGAGCAATTTCATTTGGAGTCTTTTGACGAGAGGCTCCTTCAACAAGTGCAATCATTTTATCTAAAAAACTTTCACCAGGCTGTGCTGTTACGATGACTTTGATTCTGTCTGATAAAACTTTTGTACCACCTGTAACAGAACTTTTATCACCGCCCGCCTCGCGAATAACCGGAGCACTTTCTCCTGTTATGGCACTTTCATCTATAGTTGCCAGTCCTTCCAAGATTTCTCCATCTGTAGGAATAACATCGCCTGCTTCACAAAAAAACAGATCGCCCTTTTTAAGTTGTGAAGACGAAACAATTGTAACTTCATGAGAATAGATTTTATCCAATAAAGAAATTTTCTTTGCAGGCGTATCTTCTCTTGTTTTTCTTAAACTGTCGGCCTGTGCCTTACCTCTTGCTTCGGCAATCGCTTCGGCAAAATTTGCAAAGAGTAAGGTGAGCCATAATACAATAAAAACGACAAAATTATAAGCGAAAGACCCTTGTCCGCTGGTTCCAACCAATGTCCATATTGAAACTCCTAACATGACTAACGTTCCAACCCAAACGGTAAACATTACCGGATTCCGAAACATGATCTTTGGATTGAGTTTTAAAATTGATTGTTTCAGCGCTTCATTCAGCAACTGCGGTTGAAACAAGGATGTATTTTTTTCTTTTGACATAATTTCTGACTTTAGTAAAGTGAAAAATATTCAGCAATAGGTCCTAAGGTAAGTACTGGAAAAAAAGAGAGTGCGGCTACAATGAGAATAACGGTCAAAACCATGAGGCCAAATGTTGCAGTGTCGGTCTTTAAGGTTCCAGCAGTTTCAGGAATAAATTTCTTGTCGGCTAACATTCCGGCTATTGCAACCGGTCCTATGATTGGCAAATAGCGTGCAAGCAACATTACGATCCCGGTAGCAATATTCCAAAAGGGTGTATTGTCACCAAGTCCTTCAAAACCACTTCCATTGTTGGCAGAAGAAGATGTGAACTCATATAACATTTCACTAAACCCATGAAACACCGGATTGGCTAACCATCCGGCATAAACTTGAGGATTGCTGGTGAAAATAAAACTTGCCAACGCTGTTCCTGTAAGTATGAGAAATGGATGTAATAAAGCAATAAGCATGGCAATTTTCATTTCTTTTGCTTCAATTTTCTTTCCCAAAAACTCAGGAGTCCTACCCACCATCAATCCACTTATAAAAACAGCCAGAATGATAAAAATATAAAAATTGAGAAAACCAACTCCAACGCCTCCAAAAAAACAATTTATCATCATACCCAATAAAGCAAACATTCCGGTAAGTGGCGTCATGCTGTCATGCATGGCATTCACAGAACCATTACTGGTGCAGGTCGTGTTGATCGCCCAATAAGCTGAGGCCGCCGATCCAAACCGAATTTCCTTACCCTCCATACTTCCCAATGGCTGCGAAATTCCCAAATTTGAAATGGCAGGATTGCCATTCATTTCATAGTACACGGATGGGATGAGTAAACACATGAAACCAATAGCCATCACTGCGAAAATGGTCCATGCCAATTTTTTACGTCTTAAAACATAACCCATTGCAAAAATCATGGCTATGGGGATTAATGGAATAGAAATGGTTTCAACGATATTCGTAAAATAGTTGGGATTCTCGAAAGGGTGGGTTGAATTAGGACCATAAAAACCACCACCATTCGTTCCTAACTGTTTAATAGCTACAAAAGCCGCAACGGGCCCGCGACTTACCTGAACGGTGTCGCCTTGCAAACTTGTCATCGTGTCTTTGCCTTCGAAAGTCATAGGGGTTCCATTGAATGCAAGCAAAACAGCAACAATAAATGAAATAGGTAATAAAATCCTTGTACAGGAGCGAACGAAGAGAAAATAAAAATTTCCAAGTATCGGCCTTGATTTTTCAACCATTGCTAAAAAAACAACACCGCAAATTGCAATACCACAGCCAGCGCTGATAAATTGCCATAACATTAAACAAAGTTGCCCCAGATAGGAAAGACCTGTTTCTCCTGAATAATGTTGCAGATTTGTATTCGTTATAAAACTTACCGATGTATTAAATGCAAGATCACCACTCATGGAAGGATTGCCATCTGGATTCAACGGCAACCAGCTCATATTGGTCAATACAAACATAGATATAAGAAACCAGAAAGCATTAATGATAAGTAAAGCTACCAAATTTTGTTTCCAGTTCATTTCCTTTAATACGTCAATTCCACATACTTTATAAAAGAGATTATCCAGCGGATCAAATATTTTGTCTAACCAGGTTTTCTGATTGGTGATAATTTTACCAATATACCCTCCAAGCGGAATGGCCAAGGCTATCAGGATAAAAAACATCAGTACTATTCCGAGTAATTCCGTGTTCATTTTGATTTCATTTTAGAAATTAAATAGAATTTTGATTTTCCAATAAATAATGTACATGATTGACAGGATAAATAACAAACAGAAAGCAAATGCAAGAGACTGTTTAATTTTCCTGTGGTTCAATGTTTAAAATTTTTCCGGCCTTAATAATACATAAACCATATAACCGAAAAGTAAAATTGCAATAATGAATAATATGAACATGTCTATTAAATTTTTTCAAAAAATTTGATGGATTTAAAAAACAATCCAAATGCCAGAAGCCCTGTAAGCGTTAAAATAAATGTAAGCATTGTTATAAATTATTTATTACATAAAGTTCCGGTTCCGCATCTACTATAGAAATGATATGGATCAATCTTTGTGCTTTTTCATATCATTTCTTTTGTTGGCGCTCCATAGATAATGACAACAACTAAGCCATTTAGGCATAAACTTTCGCCAAGCCTTATGGGACAGGGCTTTCCTAAAATATAAGAAATTTTAGCTTGGTATTTTTCATAGCATTTCGCTATACCTGGCTATAGCGAAACGCTACACTTAGGTGATTTTATACTCTTCAAGCTTGCGGTATAAGGTCGTAGTAGCAATATTGAGCAGTCTCGCTGCTTCCGTTTTATTCCCGTTGGTATAGTTTAAGACCTTTTGGATGTGAAGTTTTTCAACACTTGCTAAATCAAAAGCAGAGAGCTGTTTTGTATCCTTTGTACCCGAAAAGCTGTTTTGCAATTCAAATGGCAGGTTATCCCTCGTCAATTCATTTGTATTAGAAAGTATGACACTCCGTTCAATAACATTCTTTAGTTCGCGAATATTGCCCTGCCAGGAGTGCATCTTAAGAGCCGTTACAAAATCAGAAGAAAGCGTTTTTGGTTGTTTATTGGTTCTCGCTGAGAAAACTTCCGCAAAATGAATGGCCAAAGCTTCAATATCTAAAACGCGTTCTCTCAAAGGGGGCAATTTAATTTGAAAAACGGAAAGCCGGTAAAACAAGTCCTCCCGGAAATGTCCCAGTTCAATTTCCTTTTGCAAGTCGCGGTGTGTTGCCGCAATGATGCGAACATCTGTCTGACTCGGTTTGCTTTCACCAACTTTAATGTATTCACCGGTTTCAATTACGCGCAATAATTTTGCTTGCAGATCTAAACTCATTTCTCCGATTTCATCGAGGAATATGGTTCCTTTATTGGCTTCCTCAAATAAACCCTTCTTGTCTTTATTGGCACCCGTAAAGGCTCCTGCCTTATGGCCAAACATTTCACTTTCCAATAATTCTTTGGAAAAAGCAGAACAGTTGATGGCAATAAAAGGCTTTTGAGCACGTCTGCTCGCATTATGTATTGCTTGTGCAAAGACTTCCTTACCCGTTCCGGTTTCTCCAAGCAACAATACAGTTGTGTTTGTGGATGCCACCTTCTTAGCGAGATCAATGGCCAGCTGAAATGATTTTGATTTCCCAATGATGTTATCAAATGCATACCGCTCACCTAATTGCTTTTGCAAATGCTGGACTCTCCGGGAAAGATTTACCTTTTCCGTTGCCCGATGGAGCAGCGGAATAATTTTGTTATTGTCATCGCCCTTTGTTATGTAATCAAATGCCCCATTTTTGATGGCTTGTACACTATCTGGAATATTTCCATACGCTGTCAGCAATATGATTTCTATATGTGGATAACGGTCTTTGATTTTTTTCGAAAGTTCAATCCCATTTCCATCCGGCAATTTTACATCGCATAGTACGATGTCAAATTCTGACTGGTCTAATTTTTGAAGTGCCGTTTTACAGTCGGCTGCCTGACTTAACTCAAATCCTTCTAAACTTATTATGCGAGAGAGCAGTGCTCTCAATTTTTCTTCGTCGTCTATAAGCAATATACGGCTCAAAATGTCTTTATTTAATGGAACTACAAAGGTAAAATATAAATATTGCGAAACTGCATACCAAATGATTATTGCTCTTTTTATACCTATCCCCGGATTTCTGAAGGCTGCTGGTTATTGCATTCCAGGCAATAATAAAACATAGGATAAAACAGTATAGGGTTCAAAGCTTATCAGAATACGCTATCGGTCAGAAGTCTTAAATGACAGGCCATGGTCCCGGGCGAAATGGTTAAAGAGCTGTCCTGTAAACGCTGCCATGCCAGCAGGTGTTCATTTCCCGTACTCACTTTTAATTTACAGCAGAACAATTTTTTTTCAAACAATCTTCAATTCCAAATGCTCAGCCGATTTCAGTTAAGTCCTTTTAAAAAATTGATCTCTTGTGGAAATCCCTTCCTGTCATGGTCGTTTCAGGCCATTTAGTAAACAATAAATTGCGGAATCAAAATAATGGCCATTAAAAAAATAATTCTCCCGAAAATGAGCTTCTTTTTGAAAACCAAATTTGGTAAGCAGATTTATTGACTTTTGATTGGCGGGATTTACATTGGCATCAATGCCGTGAAGTCGCATATTAGAAAATCCATAATCTATGACCAGCCGCATGGCATCCGACATCAGGCCCTTGCCTTGCCAGTCGGGATCCAGGATGTAACCGATTTCTGCCCGGTGATTTGTTTCGTCTATTTTCCAAAAAGCTATAGTGCCTAACAACTGTTCGTATGTTGGTGTGCAAATGCACCAGTTGATGTTTTTATTTTCTGCTATTCCGTCAAGCATCATCTGGATCAATTGTTCCGCTTCCAGAACGGACTGCATGATGGGCCGGTCCAAATATTTCATCACATCAGCGTTGGTTCGCAAACGGTATAAAGCAATAGCATCTTCACTGCGGATCTTTCTTAGGGAAATTTTCTCCGTTTGCAGTTCAGGAAATGGATTAAAATTTAAGTTTAACATGTAATTGGTTTGGGGAATATTCCCATTCTTTTAAGATTACAATTTGCGCTTTGGTCTTCTGCACAGTTCACCGCTGCAGTTCGGACAAACGTGCTGCATCTGTTCTGTACAGATTCCGCAAAATGTGCATTCATAACTACAAATGTAGGCTTCGCTCTGATGATCCAGAGTCGTGTTGCATTTTTCGCAGACGGTTCGCATTTCTAACATCTTAAAATTCTTTATTTCTTTTTAAATGCCTTTTCATAAACGCTGATCCATTCCTGAGGAGTCATTTTGCTGGCCAGTTCCGCAATCAGTTTTAGGG
The DNA window shown above is from Saprospiraceae bacterium and carries:
- the kdpA gene encoding potassium-transporting ATPase subunit KdpA, encoding MNTELLGIVLMFFILIALAIPLGGYIGKIITNQKTWLDKIFDPLDNLFYKVCGIDVLKEMNWKQNLVALLIINAFWFLISMFVLTNMSWLPLNPDGNPSMSGDLAFNTSVSFITNTNLQHYSGETGLSYLGQLCLMLWQFISAGCGIAICGVVFLAMVEKSRPILGNFYFLFVRSCTRILLPISFIVAVLLAFNGTPMTFEGKDTMTSLQGDTVQVSRGPVAAFVAIKQLGTNGGGFYGPNSTHPFENPNYFTNIVETISIPLIPIAMIFAMGYVLRRKKLAWTIFAVMAIGFMCLLIPSVYYEMNGNPAISNLGISQPLGSMEGKEIRFGSAASAYWAINTTCTSNGSVNAMHDSMTPLTGMFALLGMMINCFFGGVGVGFLNFYIFIILAVFISGLMVGRTPEFLGKKIEAKEMKIAMLIALLHPFLILTGTALASFIFTSNPQVYAGWLANPVFHGFSEMLYEFTSSSANNGSGFEGLGDNTPFWNIATGIVMLLARYLPIIGPVAIAGMLADKKFIPETAGTLKTDTATFGLMVLTVILIVAALSFFPVLTLGPIAEYFSLY
- the kdpB gene encoding potassium-transporting ATPase subunit KdpB yields the protein MSKEKNTSLFQPQLLNEALKQSILKLNPKIMFRNPVMFTVWVGTLVMLGVSIWTLVGTSGQGSFAYNFVVFIVLWLTLLFANFAEAIAEARGKAQADSLRKTREDTPAKKISLLDKIYSHEVTIVSSSQLKKGDLFFCEAGDVIPTDGEILEGLATIDESAITGESAPVIREAGGDKSSVTGGTKVLSDRIKVIVTAQPGESFLDKMIALVEGASRQKTPNEIALTILLAGFTLVFIIVCVTLKPFADYANTPITIAAYISLFVCLIPTTIGGLLSAIGIAGMDRALRANVITKSGKAVETAGDIDVLLLDKTGTITIGNRKATHFYPAHGIEEAHFVKCAVLGSQSDETPEGKSIIELTGAHSNRFEIQNPRFIKFTAESRTSGVDFDNTRIRKGASDAIRNLCEKAGNTFPQETIEIVNGISSNGGTPLVVSENEKVIGVIELQDIIKPGIKERFERLRKMGIKTVMVTGDNPLTAKFIAEKAGVDDYIAEAKPEDKMHYIRNEQSEGRLVAMMGDGTNDAPALAQADVGVAMNSGTQAAKEAGNMVDLDNDPTKLIEVVEIGKQLLMTRGTLTTFSIANDVAKYFAIVPALFVASIPALKGLNIMQLYSPESAILSAVIFNAIIIPLLIPLALKGVPYKPIGASALLRRNLFIYGLGGIIVPFIGIKIIDLLVSLFI
- a CDS encoding sigma-54-dependent Fis family transcriptional regulator, whose amino-acid sequence is MSRILLIDDEEKLRALLSRIISLEGFELSQAADCKTALQKLDQSEFDIVLCDVKLPDGNGIELSKKIKDRYPHIEIILLTAYGNIPDSVQAIKNGAFDYITKGDDNNKIIPLLHRATEKVNLSRRVQHLQKQLGERYAFDNIIGKSKSFQLAIDLAKKVASTNTTVLLLGETGTGKEVFAQAIHNASRRAQKPFIAINCSAFSKELLESEMFGHKAGAFTGANKDKKGLFEEANKGTIFLDEIGEMSLDLQAKLLRVIETGEYIKVGESKPSQTDVRIIAATHRDLQKEIELGHFREDLFYRLSVFQIKLPPLRERVLDIEALAIHFAEVFSARTNKQPKTLSSDFVTALKMHSWQGNIRELKNVIERSVILSNTNELTRDNLPFELQNSFSGTKDTKQLSAFDLASVEKLHIQKVLNYTNGNKTEAARLLNIATTTLYRKLEEYKIT
- a CDS encoding GNAT family N-acetyltransferase, with translation MLNLNFNPFPELQTEKISLRKIRSEDAIALYRLRTNADVMKYLDRPIMQSVLEAEQLIQMMLDGIAENKNINWCICTPTYEQLLGTIAFWKIDETNHRAEIGYILDPDWQGKGLMSDAMRLVIDYGFSNMRLHGIDANVNPANQKSINLLTKFGFQKEAHFRENYFFNGHYFDSAIYCLLNGLKRP
- the kdpF gene encoding K(+)-transporting ATPase subunit F, which codes for MFILFIIAILLFGYMVYVLLRPEKF
- a CDS encoding DUF1272 domain-containing protein, which gives rise to MLEMRTVCEKCNTTLDHQSEAYICSYECTFCGICTEQMQHVCPNCSGELCRRPKRKL